In the Candidatus Dechloromonas phosphoritropha genome, GGATGTTGCCGACCCGCTTGTTGGCGGCAGCCAGCGCGGCTGATTCGGGCAGCGCGGCAAAGGCGCGCACGGCGGCCAGTCGTTTGGGGATGTCGCCGAGGCGTTGCGGCCGTTGCGACACCACGGCATCGACTTCCTGCGCCGTGTAGCCCTGCTCGCGCAGGTTGCCGGCGAGGCGCTCGTAGATGAAGTCGGCGATTAAGTCTGGTGCGTTGGGATCAATTGGTACGCCGACCGAGACAGATGCTCTGGCAAATATCATGCCACCAGTCGGAGGCTGAGCGGGAGCTGAGGGTGTAGGTGCCGAGCCAAAGACAGCCGTGCCAAACTGTGCTGCACCAATACCAATAAGTTCTCCTAGTGCCAGTTTGAGATCGCCCTCGGCCAGCATGCGGATGACGCCGAGCGCATGGCGGCGTAGCGCAAAGGGATCGCGGTCGCCGGTCGGGATCTGGCCGATGCCGAACATGCCAACCAGCGTTTCCAGCTTGTCGGCGAGCGCCACGACCGTGCCGACCATGCCCCTCGGCAGCGAGTCGCCGGCAAAACGCGGCCGGTAATGGTCTTCGATGGCGTCGGCAATATCCGCCGAGAGACCGTCGTGCAGGGCGTAGTAGCGGCCCATGATGCCCTGTAGTTCGGGGAACTCGCCGACCATGTCGGTCAGCAGGTCGGCCTTGGCCAGCAGGGCGGCCTGCTCGGCCTGCAGTGCGAGGCTTTCGCCGCCGAGTTTCTCGCCGATCGCCTTGGCGATGACGCAGACGCGCTCGACGCGCTCGCCCTGGGTGCCCAACCGGTTGTGATAGACGACCTTGGCCAAGCCGAGGACGCGCGATTCCAGCGTCTTCTTGCGATCCTGGTCGAAAAAGAACTTGGCATCAGCCAGACGCGGGCGGACGACGCGCTCGTTGCCGCTGATCACCGCCGATGCATCCTCCGGGCTGATGTTGCTGACGACGAGGAACTTGTTGGTCAGCTTGCCGGCCGCGTCGAGCAGTGGAAAGTATTTCTGGTTTGCCTTCATGGTCAGAATCAGGCATTCCTGCGGCACGGCGAGGAATTCTGCCTCGAACTGGCCAACCAGGACGTTCGGGCGCTCGACCAGGGCGGTCACTTCATCGAGCAGCGCGTCATCATCGACCGGCGTCAGGTTGGGACCGGCCTTGGCGGCAGCTGCGGAGACCTGGAGGGCAATCTCGGCGCGGCGCTCAGCGAAGCTGGCGATCACCGCGCCATCACGTTTCAACGTCTCGGCGTAGCTGTCGGCATCGGCAAAGACGACCGGATCGACGGCGGCTTCGAAGCGGTGACCTCGCGTTTCGCGGCCCGAGCTCAGGCCAAGGACTGAAACCGGCACGACATCGGCACCGTGCAGCGCCACCAGCTTGTGCGCCGGACGAACGAAATTGACGCTGCTCCAGCCGTCCTGCAACTGGTAGCTCATCACCTTGGGGATGGGCAGCGCGGCGAGCGTAGCTTCGAGAGCCTTCTGCAGCCCCTCGGCCAGCGTGGCGCCTCTGGCCAAACTGTCAAGGAACAGCACCTCGGTCTTGCCATCATGTTCGCGGCGCAGACCGGCGACAGCAGCGCCGTCAGAACCCAGCACCCCCAGTTTCTTGAGCAGCGCCGGCGTCGCGTTGCCGTTGGCGTCGAGTCCGACAGCGACCGGCATCAGCTTGTGCGCCACCGGCTTGTCGGTGGCGACATCGGCAACATCGGTAAGGTGGACGGCAAGACGGCGCGGCGAGGCGTAGGCAGTAATTGTTGCGGTCGACGCCGATAAACCGGCATTTTTCAAATGTTGGGCGAGTGTCTGGGCGAACACTTCACCCAGCTTCTTCAGCGCCTTGGGCGGCAGTTCCTCGACGAACAGTTCAACGAGCAGGTTCTTGGACGACATGATCAGGCAGCCTTCTTTTCGATCTGGGCGAGGACTTCGGCGGCCCATTCCCTGGGCGCCATCGGGAAGCCGAGGCGGGCGCGGCTCTCCAGGTAACTCTGGGCGACGGCGCGGGCCAGGTTGCGGATGCGGCCGATATAGGCGGCGCGTTCGGTCACCGAAATGGCGCCGCGGGCATCAAGTAGGTTGAAGGTGTGCGCGGCCTTCAGCACCTGCTCGTAAGCCGGTAGCGCCAGTTGGGCGCCCATCAGGCGCTGCGCTTGCTTCTCGTGGGCGCCGAAGGCGTGGAACAGGAATTCCACGTCGCTGTGCTCGAAATTGTAGGCCGACTGCTCGAATTCGTTCTGGTGATAGACATCGCCGTAGGTCAGGCCTTGCGTCCACGTCAGGTCGAAGACGTTCTCGACGCCCTGCAGGTACATGGCGAGGCGTTCGATGCCGTAGGTGATTTCGCCCGTGATCGGCTTGCAGTCAATGCCGCCGACCTGCTGAAAGTAGGTAAACTGAGTCACTTCCATGCCGTTCATCCAGACTTCCCAGCCGAGCCCCCAGGCGCCGAGCGTCGGGTTCTCCCAGTCGTCCTCGACGAAGCGCACGTCGTTCTTCCGGAGGTCGAAACCGAGAACTTCGAGCGAGCCGAGATAGAGTTCGAGGATGTTTTCCGGCGCCGGCTTGAGCACCACCTGGTACTGGTAGTAGTGCTGCATGCGGTTGGGGTTCTCGCCGTAGCGGCCGTCCTTGGGCCGGCGCGAGGGCTGCACGTAGGCGGCGTTCCACGGTTCGGGGCCAATGGAGCGCAGGAAGGTCGCCGTGTGGCTGGTTCCGGCGCCGACTTCCATGTCATAAGGTTGCAGCAGCGCGCAGCCATGCTTTCCCCAGTATTCCTGCAGGTGCAGGATGACTTCCTGGAATGTCGGTTTATTGCTGGTGGTCATCGGACATACTCGGAAAGACTGGAGACGTTGAATTTTACTAGCTTTTGGCCCTTTCCGGCAGGGCCCGCCGACCTTGCCCGTGCCTTGTCGGAGGCGCTTCGTCGACTGTCTAAGCTACGTTTGGCATGGCGAAATTGCCGAAACGTGTTGTTGCAAGACAACAAATCAAGCGCGACACTCTAGCTTTTTGTTTGACCGGATGCAGTTCAATAGGTATCCTGCGCTCTTCACAAATTTGCAGCACCGGGTGCAGTCTGCGCCAAGCATGGCGCTTTCTAACTCAGACTGGCTTCCGTCCCGGTGTCGTTCCCCCTGTAACCGTTCGCTGTCGTGGATACCTCGCGCCAGTGGCAACAGTCTAGGAGGTCGCATGTTCACTTCGACCGCTTTTCCGCCTGCCGTTCTGCGGGCTTCGTTTGCCTTTTTTGCCCTGCTTCAGAAGTTCCTGATGGTTGTCGGGCTGGTTTTTCTTACTGCTCTTGTCGGTCTGCAAGCCGGCCACTCGGGCCTGATCGACGGGCTGAAGACCCTTGTTTCCTCCCCCGAGGCCACCGATGCGGTAGAGGACGTCAGCGAGTTCGCGGCGCCCACCGAGCAATTGGCGCCTGTGCTGAGCCCAAAGATGCGCGGCGCTCTTGACTATGTTTCAAAGCGCTATCGCGTGTCGACCGAGGCGCTCGAACCGATTTTTGCCACGGCGCAGGTAGAGGGCAAGGAACTGCGGATCGATCCGCTGTTGATCATTGCCGTGATCGGCGTCGAATCCGGCTTCAATCCCTTTTCGCAGAGCGTGGTCGGCGCCAAGGGCCTGATGCAGGTGATGCCGAATTTCCACATGGACAAACTGCCCGGGGAAGCCGACGCATCAGCCTTCCTCGATCCGGTGACCAACGTTCAGGTCGGCGCCAGGGTACTGCGCGAATCGATCAGTCGTTTTGGCGGCATCGAGACTGGTTTGCAGCAGTTCGGCGGTGCCCTAAACGACCCGGATCGCCGCTATGCGAGCAAGGTGCTCGCCGAGAAGCAGCGTCTCGACAAGGCGGCCCAGCAGAGCAAGCGGTCCTGAAGCGCCCCGCTAGCGGCGGCGCGGCCACTGGCTGAACAGCAGGAACAGGCCGGCCAGCAACAGGAAGGCGGAATTGCCGTAGCGCGCATAGGGCGTCATTCCCTGATACGCACGGACCTCGGCGCGAAGCACATCCTGCGTGAATGGCGGAAGAATCGCCTGCAGCGACCCATCGGCGGCAATCACCGCAGTCATGCCGGTATTGGTTGCGCGCAGCATCGGGCGCCCGGTTTCGGCAGCGCGCATGCGGGCAATCTGGAGGTGCTGCGGCTGAGCCAGCGAGCGTCCGAACCAGGCAGTGTTCGACAGGTTGGCAAGAATTCCGGCCTGTGGCAGGGAGCGGATGATCTCCTCGCCGAAAACGTCCTCATAGCAGATGTTGACCGCAAGCTGCTGGCCGGCGACTGCGAGTGGCGGCTGCATTCCTGGCCCGCGTGAGAACGACGACATGGGAATGCTGGCGAGACGCATGAACCACGAGAAGCCGGGTGGAATGAACTCACCGAAAGGCACCAGGTGGGTCTTGCTGTAACTCTGGGTCGGCGAAATGCCGAGGCTGACTGCGCTGTTCCAGTAGTGTTCGCCCTGACCGGTGATGGTGCCGAAGACGATATCGCCGTCGTGTCGTAGCGCGGTCGACTTGAAAGATTCGGCATAATCCGGAGGAAGTTGGTCGAAAAAGGCGGGAACCGCCGTTTCCGGGAGCAATGTCAGTTGCGCCGGGTTTTCCGCGACAAGGCGCTGGTATAGATTTAAGGTACGGAGGAAGGCCTCCGGCTGGAACTTCACCTCCTGCGGGATGTTGCCCTGGATCAGCGCCACGCTGATCGGTTCCCCGACGGGCTCCGTCCATTGCACCTGCTGCAACCCGAACCCGGCCGCAGCAAGCGCCGCGAGAGAGGCGACTCCCAATTTCCAGCGTAACAGCAGGGCTCCGGACAATGCCACGAGCAACGACAGGCCATGCGCGCCGATAACGGGCGCGAACCCGCTCACGGGACTGGGCGGCGCCTGCGTGTAGCCGACGAGCAGCCAGGGAAAGCCGGTAAAAATCCAGCTTCTGAGCCAGTCGACCGCAGCGATCAGTGCGGCGAACAACAGCGCCTGCCGCCCCGGTTCCGCCGGTTGCCAGTGCTTGAAAAGCCAGCCTGCCAGCATCGGGAAAATGGCCATCACCGAACAGAACAGGAAGGCGGCGATCCCGGCCAGCCACCATGCCATGCCGCCGAAGACCGAGAGGCTGACGTAGACCCAGGAAACCCCGGTCAGGAAGAAGCCAATGCCGAAGGACAGCCCGGTCAATGCCGCCTCGCGCTCCGAATCGGCGTGCCGCAAAAGAGCGAACAATCCGAGCCAGACCGCGGGAGCGAGCCAGAACAGGCCAAACGGGGCAAAGCAGAGAACACCCGT is a window encoding:
- a CDS encoding glycine--tRNA ligase subunit beta, with product MSSKNLLVELFVEELPPKALKKLGEVFAQTLAQHLKNAGLSASTATITAYASPRRLAVHLTDVADVATDKPVAHKLMPVAVGLDANGNATPALLKKLGVLGSDGAAVAGLRREHDGKTEVLFLDSLARGATLAEGLQKALEATLAALPIPKVMSYQLQDGWSSVNFVRPAHKLVALHGADVVPVSVLGLSSGRETRGHRFEAAVDPVVFADADSYAETLKRDGAVIASFAERRAEIALQVSAAAAKAGPNLTPVDDDALLDEVTALVERPNVLVGQFEAEFLAVPQECLILTMKANQKYFPLLDAAGKLTNKFLVVSNISPEDASAVISGNERVVRPRLADAKFFFDQDRKKTLESRVLGLAKVVYHNRLGTQGERVERVCVIAKAIGEKLGGESLALQAEQAALLAKADLLTDMVGEFPELQGIMGRYYALHDGLSADIADAIEDHYRPRFAGDSLPRGMVGTVVALADKLETLVGMFGIGQIPTGDRDPFALRRHALGVIRMLAEGDLKLALGELIGIGAAQFGTAVFGSAPTPSAPAQPPTGGMIFARASVSVGVPIDPNAPDLIADFIYERLAGNLREQGYTAQEVDAVVSQRPQRLGDIPKRLAAVRAFAALPESAALAAANKRVGNILKKVENAVEAVVDTGLLKEAAEIALHDVLVDVVPRADAAFETGDYAESLEALAALRAPVDAFFDGVMVNADDPALRANRLGLLAKLHGAMNRVADISRLSA
- the glyQ gene encoding glycine--tRNA ligase subunit alpha, which translates into the protein MTTSNKPTFQEVILHLQEYWGKHGCALLQPYDMEVGAGTSHTATFLRSIGPEPWNAAYVQPSRRPKDGRYGENPNRMQHYYQYQVVLKPAPENILELYLGSLEVLGFDLRKNDVRFVEDDWENPTLGAWGLGWEVWMNGMEVTQFTYFQQVGGIDCKPITGEITYGIERLAMYLQGVENVFDLTWTQGLTYGDVYHQNEFEQSAYNFEHSDVEFLFHAFGAHEKQAQRLMGAQLALPAYEQVLKAAHTFNLLDARGAISVTERAAYIGRIRNLARAVAQSYLESRARLGFPMAPREWAAEVLAQIEKKAA
- a CDS encoding lytic transglycosylase domain-containing protein translates to MFTSTAFPPAVLRASFAFFALLQKFLMVVGLVFLTALVGLQAGHSGLIDGLKTLVSSPEATDAVEDVSEFAAPTEQLAPVLSPKMRGALDYVSKRYRVSTEALEPIFATAQVEGKELRIDPLLIIAVIGVESGFNPFSQSVVGAKGLMQVMPNFHMDKLPGEADASAFLDPVTNVQVGARVLRESISRFGGIETGLQQFGGALNDPDRRYASKVLAEKQRLDKAAQQSKRS
- the lnt gene encoding apolipoprotein N-acyltransferase; this translates as MLMPRLPERARFRFGLAALIGATGVLCFAPFGLFWLAPAVWLGLFALLRHADSEREAALTGLSFGIGFFLTGVSWVYVSLSVFGGMAWWLAGIAAFLFCSVMAIFPMLAGWLFKHWQPAEPGRQALLFAALIAAVDWLRSWIFTGFPWLLVGYTQAPPSPVSGFAPVIGAHGLSLLVALSGALLLRWKLGVASLAALAAAGFGLQQVQWTEPVGEPISVALIQGNIPQEVKFQPEAFLRTLNLYQRLVAENPAQLTLLPETAVPAFFDQLPPDYAESFKSTALRHDGDIVFGTITGQGEHYWNSAVSLGISPTQSYSKTHLVPFGEFIPPGFSWFMRLASIPMSSFSRGPGMQPPLAVAGQQLAVNICYEDVFGEEIIRSLPQAGILANLSNTAWFGRSLAQPQHLQIARMRAAETGRPMLRATNTGMTAVIAADGSLQAILPPFTQDVLRAEVRAYQGMTPYARYGNSAFLLLAGLFLLFSQWPRRR